One Gossypium raimondii isolate GPD5lz chromosome 3, ASM2569854v1, whole genome shotgun sequence genomic window carries:
- the LOC105794072 gene encoding pollen-specific leucine-rich repeat extensin-like protein 3, translated as MENRLCMFLLFSTMAATLSMHCDARKSMEYIKDPKHQRNSIIKHTKNLELMSKLMSLVIEQPTDTSNTQPYGVSSPFSLPPFDSLPPENSHPYCVNPPNTPQPPIGTSPSPPSPFYNFPPLGPPPSPPGIVPNPPIIFPGPPGIVPNPPSIFPGPPGIVPNPPSIFPSPPQAIPTPTGYIPSPSGPVLSPPYYELSPPTVVVSPPYNVPSPFGLNPSPPEFLPPIVYPPPTVLPPPNRAPTTALWCVAKPSVPGPIMQEAMNYACASGADCDSIQPSGPCFQPDTIFAHASYAFNSYWQKTKIAGGTCEFGGTAMLVTVDPSYDGCHFEYQY; from the exons ATGGAAAACAGGCTTTGCATGTTCCTTCTCTTTTCAACAATGGCGGCCACTCTTTCCATGCATTGCG ATGCAAGAAAATCAATGGAATATATCAAAGATCCAAAACATCAAAGAAATTCAATCATAAAGCACACAAAGAACTTAGAGCTAATGAGTAAACTTATGAGTTTAGTGATTGAACAACCCACTGATACATCAAATACTCAACCTTACGGAGTAAGCTCACCATTTTCTTTGCCACCATTTGATTCTTTGCCCCCTGAAAATTCACATCCTTACTGTGTTAACCCTCCAAATACCCCTCAACCTCCAATTGGAACCTCACCTTCCCCACCCTCTCCCTTTTACAACTTTCCTCCTCTTGGCCCACCACCAAGCCCACCCGGAATAGTTCCAAACCCGCCGATTATATTTCCAGGCCCACCCGGAATAGTCCCGAACCCACCTAGTATTTTTCCAGGCCCACCTGGAATAGTCCCGAACCCACCTAGTATTTTTCCAAGCCCTCCACAAGCAATACCAACACCAACAGGTTACATACCAAGCCCATCGGGGCCGGTATTGAGCCCACCCTATTACGAGCTGAGCCCACCAACCGTTGTTGTGAGCCCACCATATAATGTTCCATCACCATTTGGGCTTAATCCAAGCCCACCAGAGTTTCTACCGCCAATTGTGTACCCACCCCCAACGGTTCTACCACCTCCTAATAGGGCTCCAACCACAGCATTATGGTGTGTGGCTAAGCCATCAGTGCCTGGCCCAATCATGCAAGAGGCAATGAACTATGCATGTGCATCCGGGGCGGATTGTGATTCAATTCAACCTAGTGGTCCATGTTTTCAGCCTGACACCATCTTTGCACATGCTTCCTATGCTTTTAATAGCTATTGGCAGAAAACCAAGATTGCTGGTGGCACGTGTGAGTTTGGTGGCACAGCCATGCTTGTCACAGTTGATCCAA GTTACGACGGTTGCCATTTCGAGTACCAATATTGA